A section of the Heliangelus exortis chromosome 27, bHelExo1.hap1, whole genome shotgun sequence genome encodes:
- the LOC139787891 gene encoding cornulin-like, with amino-acid sequence MAQPQKNPDDGIITAFYVCTRSDGNCSPLSREELRQLMEQEFGEVMENPQDPKTVKKVLCFLDDNSNCRVDFKELLSLVFRVAKACYKPLQPHQAPKDHQELITQEKAAGEQLLGLREEGRVSHNLQVPEQDVSNQVQGTETQDPDDHQIQEGETSKLDPDTHQTQEGETSKQDRDTRQSPKGETSKQDQDTRQTQKGETPKWDPDNHQTHEAKEQDQDTSQSQEGERPEQDQEPREDGGTEAPEGDSERGEILYTAIPEQDRNHHVAEETETPKQDPKPHSVKGIDTPGQGSNYHQNPEMESEEQDLNCPSETQGRDPKNETQVCEAPQQDPNPVKTQKLPPPQWAASPRWDPKLQGSHHALDFHQLPEFQVLEQEHSETEDPSCPAQQQQAAHHPNQPAMEQQLLHPLYQWPPQQ; translated from the exons ATGGCACAGCCCCAGAAAAATCCTGATGATGGCATCATCACTGCTTTCTATGTGTGCACCAGGAGTGATGGAAACTGCAGCCCTCTGAGCCGGGAGGAGCTGAGGCAGCTCATGGAGCAGGAGTTTGGAGAGGTGATGGAG AATCCTCAGGACCCCAAAACTGTCAAGAAGGTGCTGTGCTTCCTGGATGACAACAGCAACTGCAGGGTTGACTTCAAGGAGTTGCTCAGTCTGGTTTTCCGCGTGGCCAAGGCTTGTTACAAACCACTCCAGCCCCACCAGGCCCCAAAAGATCATCAAGAGCTGATAACACAAGAGAAGGCAGCtggtgagcagctgctggggctgcgAGAAGAGGGGAGGGTCTCCCACAACCTGCAGGTCCCCGAGCAGGATGTGAGCAATCAGGTCCAGGGCACTGAGACACAAGACCCAGACGACCATCAAATCCAGGAGGGTGAGACATCAAAGCTGGATCCAGACACCCATCAAACCCAGGAAGGTGAGACATCAAAGCAGGATCGGGACACACGTCAAAGCCCAAAGGGTGAGACATCAAAGCAGGATCAGGACACACGTCAAACCCAAAAGGGTGAGACACCAAAGTGGGACCCAGACAACCATCAAACCCATGAGGCAAAGGAGCAGGACCAGGACACCAGTCAATCCCAGGAGGGGGAGAGACCAGAGCAAGACCAGGAACCCCGTGAGGATGGTGGGACTGAAGCACCAGAAGGGGATTCAGAGAGAGGTGAGATCCTCTACACTGCAATCCCAGAGCAGGACAGAAATCATCATGTGGCTGAAGAGACTGAGACACCAAAACAGGACCCAAAACCCCACTCTGTCAAAGGAATTGATACACCAGGACAGGGTTCAAACTACCACCAAAACCCAGAGATGGAGTCAGAAGAGCAGGACCTGAACTGTCCCTCTGAGACACAAGGAAGAGACCCAAAAAATGAAACTCAGGTCTGTGAGGCCCCTCAGCAGGACCCCAACCCTGTCAAGACCCAGAAGCTGCCACCCCCACAGTGGGCTGCAAGCCCCCGTTGGGATCCCAAGCTCCAGGGGTCACACCATGCTCTGGATTTCCATCAGCTCCCTGAAttccaggtgctggagcaggagcacagTGAGACAGAGGATCCATCTTGTCCAGCCCAACAGCAACAAGCAGCTCATCACCCAAACCAACCTGCTATGGAGCAACAGCTCCTGCATCCTCTGTACCAGTGGCCACCACAGCAGTAA